One window from the genome of Grus americana isolate bGruAme1 chromosome 2, bGruAme1.mat, whole genome shotgun sequence encodes:
- the AQP4 gene encoding aquaporin-4 isoform X1 produces the protein MTGSRCSGGTFSSTLRPARSSSKCGRLCKCENIMVAFKGVWTQPFWKAVSAEFLAMLIFVLLSLGSTINWGGAEKPLPVDMVLISLCFGLSIATMVQCFGHISGGHINPAVTVAMVCTRKISLAKSVFYILAQCLGAIVGAGILYLVTPPSVVGGLGVTAVHRDLSAGHGLLVELIITFQLVFTIFASCDSKRSDVTGSVALAIGFSVAIGHLFAINYTGASMNPARSFGPAVIMGRWENQWVYWVGPIIGAVLAGALYEYVYCPDVELKRRFKDVFSKATQPSKGKYIEVDDNRSHVETDDLILKPGIVHVIDIDRGEDKKGRDPSSEVLSSV, from the exons taagTGTGGACGTCTGTGTAAGTGTGAGAACATCATGGTGGCGTTTAAAGGAGTCTGGACTCAGCCCTTCTGGAAAGCCGTTTCGGCAGAATTTTTGGCCATGCTCATTTTTGTCCTCCTTAGCCTCGGCTCCACGATCAACTGGGGTGGAGCAGAGAAGCCCCTGCCTGTAGACATGGTCCTTATCTCCCTCTGCTTTGGACTCAGCATTGCAACCATGGTGCAGTGCTTTGGGCACATCAGCGGAGGCCACATTAATCCTGCTGTGACCGTGGCAATGGTCTGCACGAGGAAGATCAGCCTCGCCAAGTCAGTCTTCTACATTCTTGCCCAGTGCCTGGGAGCCATCGTGGGCGCAGGCATCCTTTACCTCGTCACACCACCAAGCGTGGTGGGAGGCCTGGGAGTCACTGCG gTACACAGGGATCTTTCCGCTGGCCATGGACTCCTGGTGGAGTTGATAATTACATTCCAGCTGGTTTTTACTATTTTTGCCAGCTGTGATTCAAAACGAAGTGATGTCACTGGTTCAGTAGCTTTAGCAATTGGATTTTCTGTTGCAATTGGACATTTATTTGCT ATCAATTACACCGGTGCCAGTATGAACCCTGCTCGATCATTTGGACCTGCTGTCATCATGGGGAGATGGGAGAACCAATGG GTATATTGGGTGGGACCAATAATAGGAGCAGTCCTTGCTGGTGCTCTTTATGAGTATGTCTATTGCCCAGATGTTGAACTCAAGCGCCGTTTTAAAGATGTCTTCAGTAAGGCTACCCAGCCATCCAAAGGGAAATACATTGAGGTGGATGATAACAGGAGCCACGTAGAGACCGATGACCTGATCCTGAAGCCTGGCATAGTTCATGTGATTGATATCGACAGGGGTGAGGACAAGAAGGGAAGAGATCCATCCAGCGAGGTGTTGTCTTCTGTATGA
- the AQP4 gene encoding aquaporin-4 isoform X2, whose protein sequence is MSDGAAAPRRGKCGRLCKCENIMVAFKGVWTQPFWKAVSAEFLAMLIFVLLSLGSTINWGGAEKPLPVDMVLISLCFGLSIATMVQCFGHISGGHINPAVTVAMVCTRKISLAKSVFYILAQCLGAIVGAGILYLVTPPSVVGGLGVTAVHRDLSAGHGLLVELIITFQLVFTIFASCDSKRSDVTGSVALAIGFSVAIGHLFAINYTGASMNPARSFGPAVIMGRWENQWVYWVGPIIGAVLAGALYEYVYCPDVELKRRFKDVFSKATQPSKGKYIEVDDNRSHVETDDLILKPGIVHVIDIDRGEDKKGRDPSSEVLSSV, encoded by the exons taagTGTGGACGTCTGTGTAAGTGTGAGAACATCATGGTGGCGTTTAAAGGAGTCTGGACTCAGCCCTTCTGGAAAGCCGTTTCGGCAGAATTTTTGGCCATGCTCATTTTTGTCCTCCTTAGCCTCGGCTCCACGATCAACTGGGGTGGAGCAGAGAAGCCCCTGCCTGTAGACATGGTCCTTATCTCCCTCTGCTTTGGACTCAGCATTGCAACCATGGTGCAGTGCTTTGGGCACATCAGCGGAGGCCACATTAATCCTGCTGTGACCGTGGCAATGGTCTGCACGAGGAAGATCAGCCTCGCCAAGTCAGTCTTCTACATTCTTGCCCAGTGCCTGGGAGCCATCGTGGGCGCAGGCATCCTTTACCTCGTCACACCACCAAGCGTGGTGGGAGGCCTGGGAGTCACTGCG gTACACAGGGATCTTTCCGCTGGCCATGGACTCCTGGTGGAGTTGATAATTACATTCCAGCTGGTTTTTACTATTTTTGCCAGCTGTGATTCAAAACGAAGTGATGTCACTGGTTCAGTAGCTTTAGCAATTGGATTTTCTGTTGCAATTGGACATTTATTTGCT ATCAATTACACCGGTGCCAGTATGAACCCTGCTCGATCATTTGGACCTGCTGTCATCATGGGGAGATGGGAGAACCAATGG GTATATTGGGTGGGACCAATAATAGGAGCAGTCCTTGCTGGTGCTCTTTATGAGTATGTCTATTGCCCAGATGTTGAACTCAAGCGCCGTTTTAAAGATGTCTTCAGTAAGGCTACCCAGCCATCCAAAGGGAAATACATTGAGGTGGATGATAACAGGAGCCACGTAGAGACCGATGACCTGATCCTGAAGCCTGGCATAGTTCATGTGATTGATATCGACAGGGGTGAGGACAAGAAGGGAAGAGATCCATCCAGCGAGGTGTTGTCTTCTGTATGA
- the AQP4 gene encoding aquaporin-4 isoform X3 → MIANDRQPVLRRHFLKYPSPRTEQQCGRLCKCENIMVAFKGVWTQPFWKAVSAEFLAMLIFVLLSLGSTINWGGAEKPLPVDMVLISLCFGLSIATMVQCFGHISGGHINPAVTVAMVCTRKISLAKSVFYILAQCLGAIVGAGILYLVTPPSVVGGLGVTAVHRDLSAGHGLLVELIITFQLVFTIFASCDSKRSDVTGSVALAIGFSVAIGHLFAINYTGASMNPARSFGPAVIMGRWENQWVYWVGPIIGAVLAGALYEYVYCPDVELKRRFKDVFSKATQPSKGKYIEVDDNRSHVETDDLILKPGIVHVIDIDRGEDKKGRDPSSEVLSSV, encoded by the exons TGTGGACGTCTGTGTAAGTGTGAGAACATCATGGTGGCGTTTAAAGGAGTCTGGACTCAGCCCTTCTGGAAAGCCGTTTCGGCAGAATTTTTGGCCATGCTCATTTTTGTCCTCCTTAGCCTCGGCTCCACGATCAACTGGGGTGGAGCAGAGAAGCCCCTGCCTGTAGACATGGTCCTTATCTCCCTCTGCTTTGGACTCAGCATTGCAACCATGGTGCAGTGCTTTGGGCACATCAGCGGAGGCCACATTAATCCTGCTGTGACCGTGGCAATGGTCTGCACGAGGAAGATCAGCCTCGCCAAGTCAGTCTTCTACATTCTTGCCCAGTGCCTGGGAGCCATCGTGGGCGCAGGCATCCTTTACCTCGTCACACCACCAAGCGTGGTGGGAGGCCTGGGAGTCACTGCG gTACACAGGGATCTTTCCGCTGGCCATGGACTCCTGGTGGAGTTGATAATTACATTCCAGCTGGTTTTTACTATTTTTGCCAGCTGTGATTCAAAACGAAGTGATGTCACTGGTTCAGTAGCTTTAGCAATTGGATTTTCTGTTGCAATTGGACATTTATTTGCT ATCAATTACACCGGTGCCAGTATGAACCCTGCTCGATCATTTGGACCTGCTGTCATCATGGGGAGATGGGAGAACCAATGG GTATATTGGGTGGGACCAATAATAGGAGCAGTCCTTGCTGGTGCTCTTTATGAGTATGTCTATTGCCCAGATGTTGAACTCAAGCGCCGTTTTAAAGATGTCTTCAGTAAGGCTACCCAGCCATCCAAAGGGAAATACATTGAGGTGGATGATAACAGGAGCCACGTAGAGACCGATGACCTGATCCTGAAGCCTGGCATAGTTCATGTGATTGATATCGACAGGGGTGAGGACAAGAAGGGAAGAGATCCATCCAGCGAGGTGTTGTCTTCTGTATGA